A region from the Sandaracinus amylolyticus genome encodes:
- a CDS encoding wax ester/triacylglycerol synthase family O-acyltransferase has protein sequence MSKRARHTPARPLTATDAAWYRLEHRGNPVDVTSVLSFDGTLAVDVLCARLEERLLEHPRFRQRVVARWDAAPRWEDEPDFSIARHVSRTRLTPPAGRVELEALVSGLMSDPFDWSRSPWRVVMIEGLAEGTALVVQVHHCMGDGFALMEILLSLADEDPDARVARARASAWPFAGSPRVRDVPRLVLAGARSVAQLARLSFDPPSALRRHPTGHRVASWSRGLPLDRIKDTAHRGRETVNDALLGALTGALRLYLQERGERCPPVRAFVPVNLRPPHAPIDLEHGNWFGLVYVDLPIDVMDHAVRERALHATIARAKRGSDALISLGILELMGRVPLRVARLLEEVFVRKASLVVTNVPGPRERIAIAGVPLREIVFWVPHPRLSLGVSLLSYAGQVHVGVRADSAVVPDPRRLVALFEGELDRMARERGVRPQRIAARPVAASTDAHG, from the coding sequence ATGTCGAAACGTGCGCGACACACCCCGGCACGTCCGCTCACCGCCACCGATGCGGCGTGGTACCGGCTCGAGCATCGCGGCAATCCGGTCGACGTCACGAGCGTGCTCTCGTTCGACGGAACGCTCGCCGTCGACGTGCTGTGCGCGCGGCTCGAGGAGCGCTTGCTCGAGCACCCGCGCTTCCGCCAGCGCGTCGTCGCGCGCTGGGACGCCGCGCCCCGCTGGGAGGACGAGCCCGACTTCTCGATCGCGCGCCACGTGTCGCGCACGCGCCTGACGCCGCCCGCCGGTCGCGTCGAGCTCGAGGCGCTCGTCAGCGGGTTGATGAGCGATCCGTTCGACTGGTCGCGCTCGCCGTGGCGGGTCGTGATGATCGAAGGGCTCGCCGAGGGCACCGCGCTCGTCGTGCAGGTCCACCACTGCATGGGCGACGGCTTCGCGTTGATGGAGATCCTGCTCTCGCTCGCCGACGAGGACCCCGACGCGCGCGTGGCGCGCGCGCGCGCCTCGGCCTGGCCGTTCGCGGGATCGCCGCGGGTGCGCGACGTGCCGCGCCTCGTGCTCGCCGGCGCGCGCTCGGTCGCGCAGCTCGCGCGGCTGTCGTTCGATCCGCCCAGCGCGCTGCGACGTCATCCCACCGGACATCGCGTCGCGAGCTGGTCGCGCGGGCTCCCGCTCGACCGCATCAAGGACACCGCACATCGCGGCCGCGAGACCGTCAACGACGCGCTGCTCGGCGCGCTCACCGGCGCGCTGCGGCTCTATCTCCAGGAGCGCGGCGAGCGCTGCCCGCCGGTGCGCGCGTTCGTGCCGGTGAACCTGCGCCCGCCTCACGCGCCGATCGATCTCGAGCACGGCAACTGGTTCGGGCTGGTCTACGTCGACCTGCCGATCGACGTGATGGATCACGCGGTGCGCGAGCGCGCGCTCCACGCGACCATCGCGCGCGCGAAGCGCGGCTCCGACGCGCTGATCTCGCTCGGCATCCTCGAGCTGATGGGCCGCGTGCCGCTGCGCGTCGCGCGCTTGCTCGAGGAGGTCTTCGTGCGCAAGGCGTCCCTCGTCGTCACGAACGTGCCCGGGCCGCGGGAGCGCATCGCGATCGCAGGCGTGCCGCTGCGCGAGATCGTGTTCTGGGTGCCGCACCCGCGCCTGTCGCTCGGGGTGAGCCTGCTGAGCTACGCGGGCCAGGTGCACGTCGGCGTGCGCGCCGACTCCGCCGTGGTGCCCGATCCGCGTCGCCTCGTCGCGCTGTTCGAGGGCGAGCTCGACCGCATGGCGCGCGAGCGCGGCGTCCGCCCGCAGCGGATCGCAGCGCGTCCGGTGGCCGCGAGCACGGACGCGCATGGCTGA
- a CDS encoding thrombospondin type 3 repeat-containing protein, producing MTKTRRRFLSAPRVALLMLAMLAPTQVALADLGSVSDSYDDATRVDAGASTAYDLSGGRARLALQSVSFGDGADGPCNVASGTIDLSTQSCSGRATADAIATTLTATASAGASSITVASAAGLAVGDDIVVIAMQDVGGTGSETGRYQAFTIAAISGTTLTLASPVAAGLTIGGGRRVVVQRIPSYTTVTVAAGATLTAAAWDGTRGGVLALRASGALTVNGTITMTGRGFRGGGSPSATWSVGIAGESPTRNNTTRTTTAAFGGGGGGDAEWCHSGQGGGGGGYGTSGANGLGVFYECGSGWAGGRTIAQGGAAFGVASLATLFMGPGGGAGGQDGDNPDGGGAGGHGGGIVWIAARTISVAGVISANGANGSDGISETGGGAGGAGGSILLQAESASIGTSRVTATGGAQGTSLGRPENSGGAGGSGRIHVDSTSALVGTTAPAADVSSALYATSGRVQSRNLLDGATFVGSIDQFAYDLSALPSGTTARVQFSRDGAAWLSSAGTDGGHDVLSAGAGTVSLAALAWRGATFFYRLDMGSSGASTPAMSAVRVDYCFDPSGADADGDGVFDACDGDDDADAIADASDNCPLIANADQVNTDGDTMGDACDLDDDGDAVVDVLDNCVLIVNSAQENNDGDAEGDACDLDDDNDTVADTTDNCALIANTSQSNNDGDAEGDACDLDDDNDSVADTTDNCALIANTSQSNNDSDAEGDACDLDDDNDSVADTSDNCALIANTSQSNNDSDAEGDACDLDDDNDTVADTGDNCALIANTSQSNNDSDAEGDACDADDDNDSVADTTDNCALIANTSQSNNDGDAEGDACDLDDDNDTVADTTDNCALLANTSQSNNDSDAEGDACDLDDDNDTVADTTDNCALIANTSQSNNDADAEGDACDLDDDNDTVADTTDNCALIANTSQSNNDADAEGDACDADDDDDTVADTTDNCALIANTSQSNNDADAEGDACDADDDNDTVADTSDNCALIANTSQSNNDADAEGDACDLDDDDDTVADTTDNCALMANTDQANADGDAEGDACDTDDDGDGLLDGADNCALVANPDQADADGDTIGDACDGDLDGDSVADDADNCPAVANGDQLDTDADDAGDACDTDDDGDSVLDGADNCALAANADQLDTDGDDAGDACDADDDEDGLSDEDEETLGTDPLEVDSDGDTIGDALEVGDDTSAPLDTDGDEIIDALDDDSDGDGIDDAVEVGDDDPATDPVDTDGDETPDHLDDDSDADGVDDGEDNCRLVDNAAQTDTDSDGEGDACDGDEDGDGVDDVDDNCASIANPDQLDTDSDDAGDVCDGDDDADGVDDGADNCALVANADQLDADGDGVGAACDDDDEPSTPDGGMPMGDAGTANRDAGVGTDAGTMVAASGSGCGCVVLGRSASGSTTGALAALAALAMAIVMRRRRA from the coding sequence GTGACGAAGACACGAAGACGGTTCCTGAGCGCGCCACGAGTCGCGCTGCTGATGCTCGCGATGCTCGCCCCGACCCAGGTCGCGCTCGCGGACCTGGGCTCGGTGTCGGACTCCTACGACGACGCGACCCGCGTCGACGCCGGAGCCTCCACCGCATACGACCTGAGCGGCGGGCGCGCGCGGCTCGCGCTGCAGTCCGTCTCGTTCGGCGATGGCGCCGACGGCCCGTGCAACGTCGCATCGGGCACGATCGATCTCTCGACGCAGTCGTGCTCGGGCCGCGCGACCGCGGACGCGATCGCGACGACGCTGACCGCGACCGCCAGCGCCGGCGCGAGCTCGATCACGGTCGCCTCGGCGGCCGGCCTCGCGGTCGGCGACGACATCGTCGTGATCGCGATGCAGGACGTGGGCGGCACCGGCAGCGAGACCGGGCGCTACCAGGCGTTCACCATCGCGGCGATCTCGGGGACGACGCTCACGCTCGCGTCGCCCGTGGCGGCAGGGCTCACGATCGGCGGCGGGCGACGCGTCGTGGTGCAGCGCATCCCGAGCTACACGACGGTCACGGTCGCCGCGGGCGCGACCCTCACCGCGGCGGCGTGGGACGGAACGCGCGGCGGCGTGCTCGCGCTGCGCGCGAGCGGCGCGCTCACCGTGAACGGCACGATCACGATGACGGGCCGCGGCTTCCGCGGCGGTGGATCGCCGAGCGCGACGTGGAGCGTCGGCATCGCGGGCGAGAGCCCGACTCGCAACAACACGACGCGCACGACGACCGCGGCGTTCGGCGGTGGCGGCGGCGGCGACGCGGAGTGGTGCCACTCGGGCCAGGGCGGCGGTGGCGGCGGCTACGGCACCAGCGGCGCGAACGGCCTCGGCGTGTTCTACGAGTGCGGCAGCGGCTGGGCCGGCGGGCGCACGATCGCGCAGGGCGGCGCCGCGTTCGGCGTCGCGAGCCTCGCGACGTTGTTCATGGGCCCCGGCGGCGGCGCGGGCGGTCAGGACGGCGACAACCCCGACGGCGGCGGCGCGGGCGGCCACGGCGGCGGCATCGTGTGGATCGCGGCGCGCACGATCAGCGTGGCCGGCGTGATCAGCGCGAACGGCGCGAACGGCAGCGACGGGATCAGCGAGACCGGCGGCGGCGCGGGCGGCGCGGGCGGATCGATCCTCCTCCAGGCCGAGAGCGCGAGCATCGGCACGTCGCGCGTGACCGCGACCGGCGGTGCGCAGGGCACGTCGCTCGGGCGTCCCGAGAACAGCGGCGGCGCGGGCGGCAGCGGACGCATCCACGTCGACTCGACGAGCGCGCTGGTGGGCACGACCGCGCCGGCCGCCGACGTGTCGTCCGCGCTCTATGCGACGAGCGGTCGCGTGCAGTCGCGCAACCTGCTCGATGGCGCGACGTTCGTCGGCTCGATCGATCAGTTCGCGTACGACCTCTCGGCGCTGCCCTCGGGCACGACGGCGCGCGTGCAGTTCAGCCGCGACGGCGCGGCGTGGCTCAGCAGCGCCGGCACCGACGGCGGGCACGACGTGCTGAGCGCGGGCGCGGGCACGGTCTCGCTCGCGGCGCTCGCGTGGCGCGGAGCGACGTTCTTCTACCGGCTCGACATGGGATCCTCGGGCGCGAGCACGCCCGCGATGAGCGCGGTGCGGGTCGACTACTGCTTCGACCCATCGGGCGCCGACGCCGACGGCGACGGCGTGTTCGACGCGTGCGACGGCGACGACGACGCGGACGCGATCGCGGACGCGAGCGACAACTGCCCGCTGATCGCCAACGCCGATCAGGTGAACACCGACGGCGACACGATGGGCGACGCGTGCGACCTCGACGACGACGGCGACGCGGTGGTCGACGTGCTCGACAACTGCGTGCTGATCGTGAACTCGGCGCAGGAGAACAACGACGGTGACGCCGAGGGCGACGCGTGCGATCTCGACGACGACAACGACACCGTCGCGGACACCACTGACAACTGCGCGCTCATCGCGAACACGTCTCAGTCGAACAATGACGGTGACGCCGAGGGCGACGCGTGCGACCTCGACGACGACAACGACAGCGTCGCTGACACCACTGACAACTGCGCGCTGATCGCGAACACGTCTCAGTCGAACAACGACTCCGACGCCGAGGGCGACGCCTGCGACCTCGACGACGACAACGACAGCGTCGCGGACACGAGCGACAACTGCGCGCTGATCGCGAACACGTCTCAGTCGAACAACGACTCCGACGCCGAGGGCGACGCCTGCGACCTCGACGACGACAACGACACGGTCGCGGACACGGGCGACAACTGCGCGCTGATCGCGAACACGTCTCAGTCGAACAACGACTCCGACGCCGAGGGCGACGCCTGCGACGCCGACGACGACAACGACAGCGTCGCGGACACCACTGACAACTGCGCGCTGATCGCGAACACGTCTCAGTCGAACAACGACGGTGACGCCGAGGGCGACGCCTGCGACCTCGACGACGACAACGACACGGTCGCGGACACGACCGACAACTGCGCGCTGCTCGCGAACACGTCGCAGTCGAACAACGACTCCGACGCCGAGGGTGACGCCTGCGACCTCGACGACGACAACGACACGGTGGCGGACACCACCGACAACTGCGCGCTGATCGCGAACACGTCTCAGTCGAACAACGACGCCGACGCCGAGGGCGACGCGTGCGACCTCGACGACGACAACGACACCGTCGCGGACACCACCGACAACTGCGCGCTGATCGCGAACACGTCTCAGTCGAACAACGACGCTGACGCCGAAGGCGACGCCTGCGACGCCGACGACGACGACGACACCGTCGCCGACACGACCGACAACTGCGCGCTGATCGCGAACACGTCGCAGTCGAACAACGACGCTGACGCCGAAGGCGACGCCTGCGACGCGGACGACGACAACGACACCGTCGCGGACACGAGCGACAACTGCGCGCTGATCGCGAACACGTCGCAGTCGAACAACGACGCCGACGCCGAGGGCGACGCCTGCGACCTCGACGACGACGACGACACGGTCGCGGACACCACCGACAACTGCGCGCTGATGGCGAACACCGATCAGGCGAACGCCGACGGTGACGCCGAGGGCGACGCGTGCGACACCGACGACGACGGCGACGGCCTGCTCGACGGCGCCGACAACTGCGCGCTCGTCGCGAACCCCGACCAGGCGGACGCCGACGGCGACACGATCGGCGACGCGTGCGACGGCGATCTCGACGGCGACTCGGTCGCCGACGATGCCGACAACTGCCCTGCGGTCGCCAACGGCGACCAGCTCGACACCGACGCCGACGACGCGGGCGACGCGTGCGACACCGACGACGACGGCGACTCGGTGCTCGACGGCGCCGACAACTGCGCGCTCGCCGCGAACGCCGACCAGCTCGATACCGACGGCGACGACGCGGGCGACGCGTGCGACGCCGACGACGACGAGGACGGCCTCTCCGACGAGGACGAGGAGACGCTCGGCACCGACCCGCTCGAGGTCGACAGCGACGGCGACACGATCGGCGACGCGCTCGAGGTCGGCGACGACACGAGCGCGCCGCTCGACACCGACGGCGACGAGATCATCGACGCGCTCGACGACGACAGCGACGGCGACGGCATCGACGACGCGGTCGAGGTCGGCGACGACGATCCCGCGACCGATCCGGTCGACACCGACGGCGACGAGACGCCGGACCACCTCGACGACGACTCCGACGCCGACGGCGTGGACGACGGCGAGGACAACTGCCGCCTCGTCGACAACGCCGCCCAGACCGACACCGACTCGGACGGCGAGGGCGACGCGTGCGACGGCGACGAGGACGGCGACGGCGTCGACGACGTCGACGACAACTGCGCGTCGATCGCCAACCCCGATCAGCTCGACACCGACTCCGACGACGCCGGCGACGTGTGCGACGGCGACGACGACGCGGACGGGGTCGACGACGGCGCCGACAACTGCGCGCTCGTCGCGAACGCCGACCAGCTCGACGCCGACGGCGACGGGGTCGGCGCCGCGTGCGACGACGACGACGAGCCGAGCACGCCCGACGGCGGCATGCCGATGGGCGATGC